Proteins encoded in a region of the Elaeis guineensis isolate ETL-2024a chromosome 7, EG11, whole genome shotgun sequence genome:
- the LOC105048506 gene encoding homocysteine S-methyltransferase 1 isoform X2, whose protein sequence is MGVRAGPLEKLIERAGGCAIIDGGLATELEALGADVNDPLWSAFCLISNPDLIKQATIPGFLSKGLSIEEGEFLLRKSVKLAVEARDDFWKHLQKTSKHNYNRALVAASVGSYGAYLADGSEYSGHYGTDVNLEKLKDFHRRRLQVLVDAGPDLLAFETIPNKLEAQALAELLDEENIQIPSWICFSSVDGEHASSGESFKECLDILNRSDRISVVGINCASPQIIENLILEFRKLTKKAVAVYPNSGEVWDGRAKKWLPSECFGDRSFEVLAKRWRDSGASLIGGCCRTTPSTIQAISRVLKNKS, encoded by the exons ATGGGGGTGAGAGCGGGGCCGCTGGAAAAGCTGATCGAGAGGGCGGGGGGCTGCGCCATTATCGACGGCGGCCTCGCCACCGAGCTGGAGGCCCTGGGAGCTGACGTCAATGACCCCCTCTGGAGTGCTTTTTGCCTCATCTCTAACCCCGATCTCATCAAACAG GCAACTATTCCTGGATTTTTGTCCAAAGGGCTGTCCATTGAAGAAGGAGAATTTTTACTCAGAAAAAGTGTCAAACTGGCTGTTGAAGCCAGAGATGATTTCTGGAAGCATCTGCAGAAGACTTCTAAACATAACTACAACCGTGCTTTGGTGGCAGCTTCTGTTGGGAGCTATGGAGCTTATCTTGCAGATGGTTCAGAATACAG TGGACATTATGGAACGGATGTGAACTTGGAGAAACTGAAAGATTTTCATAGGAGGCGGTTGCAGGTTTTGGTAGATGCTGGCCCTGATTTGCTCGCATTTGAGACCATTCCCAATAAACTTGAAGCACAG GCTTTAGCTGAGCTGCTTGATGAAGAAAACATACAAATTCCCTCTTGGATTTGCTTCAGCTCTGTAGATGGTGAGCATGCCTCTTCAGGAGAGAGCTTTAAAGAATGCCTTGATATATTGAATAGGAGTGATAGAATCAGTGTTGTTGGAATAAATTGTGCATCACCTCAGATCATAGAGAACCTCATCCTTGAGTTTAGGAAG CTAACAAAGAAAGCAGTAGCTGTTTACCCAAATAGTGGTGAAGTATGGGATGGTAGAGCCAAGAAATGGCTG CCATCTGAATGTTTTGGAGATCGCAGTTTTGAAGTGCTTGCAAAGAGATGGCGGGACTCAGGTGCTAGTCTTATAGGAGGATGTTGTCGGACAACACCTTCCACCATCCAAGCAATTTCGAGGGTCCTGAAAAACAAGTCCTGA
- the LOC105048506 gene encoding homocysteine S-methyltransferase 1 isoform X1: MGVRAGPLEKLIERAGGCAIIDGGLATELEALGADVNDPLWSAFCLISNPDLIKQVHLRYLEAGADILVTSSYQATIPGFLSKGLSIEEGEFLLRKSVKLAVEARDDFWKHLQKTSKHNYNRALVAASVGSYGAYLADGSEYSGHYGTDVNLEKLKDFHRRRLQVLVDAGPDLLAFETIPNKLEAQALAELLDEENIQIPSWICFSSVDGEHASSGESFKECLDILNRSDRISVVGINCASPQIIENLILEFRKLTKKAVAVYPNSGEVWDGRAKKWLPSECFGDRSFEVLAKRWRDSGASLIGGCCRTTPSTIQAISRVLKNKS, encoded by the exons ATGGGGGTGAGAGCGGGGCCGCTGGAAAAGCTGATCGAGAGGGCGGGGGGCTGCGCCATTATCGACGGCGGCCTCGCCACCGAGCTGGAGGCCCTGGGAGCTGACGTCAATGACCCCCTCTGGAGTGCTTTTTGCCTCATCTCTAACCCCGATCTCATCAAACAG GTTCATTTGAGGTACCTAGAAGCAGGTGCAGATATATTAGTAACTTCATCTTATCAG GCAACTATTCCTGGATTTTTGTCCAAAGGGCTGTCCATTGAAGAAGGAGAATTTTTACTCAGAAAAAGTGTCAAACTGGCTGTTGAAGCCAGAGATGATTTCTGGAAGCATCTGCAGAAGACTTCTAAACATAACTACAACCGTGCTTTGGTGGCAGCTTCTGTTGGGAGCTATGGAGCTTATCTTGCAGATGGTTCAGAATACAG TGGACATTATGGAACGGATGTGAACTTGGAGAAACTGAAAGATTTTCATAGGAGGCGGTTGCAGGTTTTGGTAGATGCTGGCCCTGATTTGCTCGCATTTGAGACCATTCCCAATAAACTTGAAGCACAG GCTTTAGCTGAGCTGCTTGATGAAGAAAACATACAAATTCCCTCTTGGATTTGCTTCAGCTCTGTAGATGGTGAGCATGCCTCTTCAGGAGAGAGCTTTAAAGAATGCCTTGATATATTGAATAGGAGTGATAGAATCAGTGTTGTTGGAATAAATTGTGCATCACCTCAGATCATAGAGAACCTCATCCTTGAGTTTAGGAAG CTAACAAAGAAAGCAGTAGCTGTTTACCCAAATAGTGGTGAAGTATGGGATGGTAGAGCCAAGAAATGGCTG CCATCTGAATGTTTTGGAGATCGCAGTTTTGAAGTGCTTGCAAAGAGATGGCGGGACTCAGGTGCTAGTCTTATAGGAGGATGTTGTCGGACAACACCTTCCACCATCCAAGCAATTTCGAGGGTCCTGAAAAACAAGTCCTGA